In Kineococcus sp. NBC_00420, a single genomic region encodes these proteins:
- a CDS encoding APC family permease → MASTTNSTVAPPVEERRLSGKLGVGSIVFMVVAAAAPLTVVGGSVPIGISIGNGAGYPAMYAIGAVILFFFAVGFVAMTRYVPNAGAFYTYIGAGLGRLHGLGGSFLALLTYQTIQAAVYGYLGAALGGVVHDDLGGPDLPWWVWAGLSIAVVGLLGFRHIDLSSKVLGVLLVAEIGIVLVVDAGVVLSGGGDEGFSTASITPSGIASGAPGIGLMFALAGFIGFECTAVFRDEARDPDKTIPRATYASLALIGVFYTLSAWSIVSAWGDQGAVAEAGSDPEGMVVRTATDYVGRVAGDVVQALLLTSLFACVLSFHNVINRYVFSMANTGVLPRSWGRSHHRHHSPHVASLLQTGASVVLVAVFVAAGLDPILQVYTWMSGVATLGFILLMLLTCVAVLVFFARNRVDNRVWNTRVAPAVGVVGLGFTAYLTATNFGLLVGGWTVGAVFLVLTIASYLVGPLVGALKPSADPMAVSEFEAALDAGAEVPAQIRSTSATEDHA, encoded by the coding sequence ATGGCGTCCACGACGAACAGCACCGTTGCGCCCCCGGTCGAGGAACGTCGGCTGAGCGGGAAGCTCGGCGTCGGCTCGATCGTCTTCATGGTCGTCGCGGCGGCGGCCCCGCTGACCGTCGTCGGCGGCAGCGTCCCGATCGGCATCAGCATCGGCAACGGCGCCGGGTACCCCGCGATGTACGCGATCGGCGCGGTCATCCTGTTCTTCTTCGCCGTGGGTTTCGTGGCGATGACCCGCTACGTCCCGAACGCCGGTGCGTTCTACACCTACATCGGCGCCGGCCTCGGCCGGCTGCACGGCCTCGGCGGTTCGTTCCTCGCCCTGCTGACCTACCAGACCATCCAGGCCGCGGTGTACGGCTACCTCGGTGCGGCGCTGGGTGGGGTCGTGCACGACGACCTCGGCGGGCCCGACCTCCCCTGGTGGGTGTGGGCGGGTCTCTCGATCGCCGTCGTCGGGTTGCTCGGGTTCCGCCACATCGACCTCTCCAGCAAGGTCCTCGGCGTCCTGCTCGTCGCGGAGATCGGGATCGTCCTCGTGGTCGACGCGGGCGTCGTCCTCTCCGGCGGCGGGGACGAGGGTTTCTCGACCGCGTCGATCACCCCGTCCGGGATCGCGTCCGGCGCCCCCGGCATCGGCCTGATGTTCGCCCTCGCCGGGTTCATCGGGTTCGAGTGCACCGCGGTCTTCCGCGACGAGGCGCGCGACCCCGACAAGACCATCCCCCGCGCGACCTACGCCTCGCTGGCCCTCATCGGGGTCTTCTACACGCTGTCCGCGTGGTCGATCGTCTCGGCCTGGGGCGACCAGGGGGCGGTCGCGGAGGCGGGCAGCGACCCCGAGGGCATGGTCGTGCGGACCGCGACCGACTACGTGGGTAGGGTCGCCGGCGACGTGGTCCAGGCGCTGCTGCTGACCAGCCTCTTCGCCTGCGTGCTGTCCTTCCACAACGTCATCAACCGCTACGTGTTCTCCATGGCCAACACGGGCGTCCTGCCGCGCTCGTGGGGGCGCAGCCACCACCGCCACCACTCCCCGCACGTCGCCTCGCTGCTGCAGACGGGGGCCTCGGTCGTCCTCGTCGCGGTCTTCGTCGCGGCCGGCCTGGACCCGATCCTGCAGGTCTACACGTGGATGTCGGGCGTCGCGACGCTCGGGTTCATCCTGCTGATGCTGCTGACCTGCGTCGCCGTCCTGGTGTTCTTCGCGCGCAACCGCGTCGACAACCGCGTCTGGAACACCAGGGTCGCCCCGGCCGTCGGGGTCGTGGGGCTCGGTTTCACCGCCTACCTCACGGCGACGAACTTCGGGTTGCTCGTCGGCGGGTGGACCGTCGGCGCCGTCTTCCTCGTCCTGACGATCGCCTCCTACCTCGTGGGCCCGCTCGTCGGAGCGCTCAAACCCAGCGCCGACCCGATGGCCGTCTCCGAGTTCGAAGCCGCCCTCGACGCGGGTGCCGAGGTGCCCGCGCAGATCCGTTCCACGTCCGCCACGGAGGACCACGCATGA
- a CDS encoding APC family permease: protein MLRPTSPVTGLRRRRLGPLEVLAQSVAATAPAAAMATSPGQAFALAGAPPSALAYLAATVVVLLVSSSVGQFSRRMVAPGSLYSFTAKGLGGTAATIAGGALVVGYGFLVAGALTGAATSGVALMEKVAPGVSGPVPVVLTITLLGVLVAGFSVRGAGVSARLGLALEVVSISIVVVVLGIALAAAFSRYGVPHPSVVLDGGGHPFGPGGQGLLLAVTAFVGFESAGSLASESRRPLSVVPRVVRWTALTSGLLYVLAAAAQAVVFAGTPGLGGVPLPLAAAVSVLADPTLAAVLELGILASFVGCASGSLTALVRLVFTMSREGVVPRALGRTGPRGTPALAVVVATALAVAVPAGVLLLGVSPADTLRGLLVVGTCGYVGGYVLVCLAAPFFLHRIGELTAPPVVVAVVASLALVAVLGACTAWAVSAGGGWVLTASALLGLGVVRAVVLRVRRPSLVAGIGLYDETVRRDVLS, encoded by the coding sequence GTGCTGCGTCCCACCTCCCCGGTCACCGGGTTGCGCCGTCGACGCCTCGGCCCGCTCGAGGTGCTCGCGCAGTCCGTCGCAGCCACCGCACCCGCCGCCGCGATGGCCACCTCGCCGGGGCAGGCGTTCGCCCTCGCCGGTGCCCCGCCCTCGGCCCTGGCCTACCTCGCGGCCACCGTCGTCGTGCTCCTCGTGAGTTCCTCCGTCGGGCAGTTCAGCCGGCGGATGGTCGCCCCGGGTTCGCTGTACTCCTTCACCGCCAAGGGGCTCGGCGGGACGGCGGCCACCATCGCGGGAGGTGCCCTCGTCGTGGGGTACGGGTTCCTCGTCGCGGGGGCGTTGACGGGGGCGGCGACCTCCGGCGTCGCGCTCATGGAGAAGGTGGCGCCCGGGGTTTCCGGACCGGTTCCCGTCGTTCTCACGATCACGCTGCTCGGAGTTCTCGTCGCGGGTTTCTCGGTCCGGGGGGCGGGGGTCTCGGCCCGGCTGGGACTGGCCCTGGAGGTCGTCTCGATCTCGATCGTCGTCGTGGTCCTGGGGATCGCACTCGCCGCGGCGTTCTCCCGGTACGGCGTCCCGCACCCCTCCGTCGTCCTCGACGGCGGGGGACACCCGTTCGGTCCCGGCGGACAGGGTCTGCTGCTGGCGGTCACGGCCTTCGTCGGTTTCGAGAGCGCCGGGTCGCTGGCCAGCGAGAGCCGTCGACCGCTCTCCGTCGTGCCCCGGGTGGTCCGCTGGACCGCGCTGACCTCCGGCCTGCTCTACGTCCTCGCCGCCGCCGCGCAGGCCGTCGTCTTCGCGGGCACCCCGGGGCTCGGCGGGGTACCGCTCCCGCTGGCCGCCGCAGTGTCGGTGCTCGCCGACCCGACGCTCGCCGCCGTCCTCGAACTCGGGATCCTCGCCTCCTTCGTCGGGTGCGCCTCCGGGTCGCTCACCGCCCTGGTGCGACTCGTGTTCACGATGAGCCGCGAAGGGGTCGTCCCCCGTGCGCTCGGGCGCACGGGACCGCGCGGGACCCCTGCCCTCGCCGTGGTCGTCGCGACGGCCCTCGCCGTGGCGGTCCCCGCAGGGGTCCTGCTGCTCGGGGTCTCCCCGGCCGACACGCTGCGGGGTCTGCTCGTCGTCGGCACCTGCGGCTACGTCGGCGGCTACGTCCTGGTCTGCCTCGCGGCACCGTTCTTCCTGCACCGCATCGGGGAACTGACCGCGCCGCCGGTGGTGGTCGCCGTCGTCGCCTCGCTCGCGCTGGTCGCGGTCCTCGGGGCCTGCACGGCGTGGGCCGTGTCCGCCGGGGGCGGGTGGGTGCTCACCGCGTCCGCGCTGCTGGGCCTCGGCGTCGTGCGGGCCGTCGTGCTGCGGGTGCGGCGGCCGTCGCTGGTCGCCGGGATCGGCCTCTACGACGAGACCGTCCGGCGGGACGTGCTGTCGTGA
- a CDS encoding helix-turn-helix domain-containing protein, producing the protein MSDLTGRQPKAITSAVHLLEAVAHAGPGVSAAELAAATGIPRATAYRLLNLLVAEELLVRMPDLSGFALGARVGALVDAAAPVALVSAVREELRHLRSGVRAAVHLLVVRGGLVRVADADPDVGLPVGHGGPAPLGSAVAEVLAGCAECRYDDDPVRGLTALAVAVRNPDDELVAVLLATCPTTATIGVAGYASRLHGVAKALGPLLG; encoded by the coding sequence GTGAGCGACCTCACCGGACGCCAGCCGAAGGCGATCACCTCGGCCGTGCACCTGCTCGAGGCCGTCGCCCACGCCGGACCGGGGGTCAGCGCCGCGGAACTGGCCGCGGCGACCGGGATCCCCCGGGCGACGGCCTACCGGCTGCTGAACCTCCTGGTGGCCGAGGAACTGCTCGTCCGGATGCCCGACCTCTCGGGCTTCGCCCTGGGAGCGCGGGTCGGCGCGCTCGTCGACGCGGCCGCCCCGGTCGCTCTGGTGAGCGCCGTCCGCGAGGAACTCCGTCACCTGCGCAGCGGGGTCCGGGCGGCCGTGCACCTGCTCGTCGTCCGCGGCGGCCTCGTCCGGGTGGCCGACGCCGACCCCGACGTGGGCCTGCCCGTCGGCCACGGCGGTCCCGCCCCGCTCGGGTCGGCCGTGGCCGAGGTCCTCGCCGGCTGCGCCGAGTGCCGGTACGACGACGACCCCGTCCGCGGGCTCACGGCGCTCGCCGTCGCGGTGCGCAACCCCGACGACGAACTCGTCGCCGTCCTGCTCGCGACCTGCCCGACGACCGCGACGATCGGGGTCGCCGGCTACGCCTCGCGCCTGCACGGGGTCGCGAAGGCGCTCGGACCGCTGCTGGGTTGA
- a CDS encoding NAD-dependent epimerase/dehydratase family protein: protein MHVVVTGATGHIGSYLVPRLVRAGHRVSAVTRGTREPYHPDPAWEQVDRVVLDRDADTFGADLVDLRPDAVVDLVCFTPDSARRLVEALRPTGAFLAHCGTIWVHGRAAFSPLREDDPREPFGEYGTQKNAIEELLLAETRSGGLRSTVLHPGHISGPGWPVITPLGNLDPAVWEQLSSGGELLVPGLGLETMHHVHADDVAQGFELAVANPEAAVGESFHVVSDRALTARGFAEAAAGWWGRSANLRFVSWEEFRGAYGEHADASWEHLSRSHSASTGKARRLLGYSPGFSSLETARSAVEAMGLLPG from the coding sequence GTGCACGTCGTCGTCACCGGGGCCACCGGCCACATCGGCAGCTACCTCGTCCCGCGCCTGGTGCGGGCCGGGCACCGGGTGAGCGCGGTGACCCGCGGAACCCGCGAGCCCTACCACCCCGACCCGGCCTGGGAACAGGTCGACCGGGTCGTCCTCGACCGCGACGCCGACACCTTCGGCGCGGACCTCGTGGACCTGCGACCCGACGCCGTCGTCGACCTGGTCTGCTTCACCCCGGACTCCGCGCGCCGGCTGGTCGAGGCGTTGCGCCCGACCGGCGCGTTCCTGGCCCACTGCGGCACGATCTGGGTCCACGGCCGGGCGGCGTTCTCGCCGTTGCGCGAGGACGACCCCCGCGAGCCGTTCGGGGAGTACGGGACGCAGAAGAACGCGATCGAGGAACTGCTGCTCGCCGAGACCCGTTCCGGCGGGCTGCGGAGCACCGTCCTGCACCCCGGCCACATCAGCGGCCCGGGCTGGCCCGTCATCACCCCGCTGGGCAACCTCGACCCCGCCGTGTGGGAGCAGCTGTCGAGCGGCGGGGAACTCCTCGTCCCCGGACTCGGGCTGGAGACCATGCACCACGTCCACGCCGACGACGTGGCCCAGGGGTTCGAGCTCGCCGTGGCGAACCCGGAGGCCGCCGTCGGTGAGAGCTTCCACGTCGTCTCCGACCGGGCGCTGACGGCGCGCGGTTTCGCCGAGGCCGCCGCGGGGTGGTGGGGCCGGAGCGCGAACCTGCGGTTCGTGAGCTGGGAGGAGTTCCGCGGGGCCTACGGCGAGCACGCCGACGCGAGCTGGGAGCACCTGTCCCGCAGCCACTCCGCCAGCACCGGGAAGGCCCGGCGCCTCCTCGGCTACTCCCCCGGGTTCAGCTCGCTGGAGACGGCCCGCTCGGCGGTGGAGGCGATGGGTCTGCTGCCCGGCTGA